A genomic stretch from Deinococcus multiflagellatus includes:
- a CDS encoding sensor histidine kinase — translation MTDPALSKPTLPDSALGAPPPAWSKRSWLSLVLIALITLADTLTPSSLVVGTLLCAPVALSALGGSRAATLHLLAVAVGGNLLAAAVNALRDGLSPEDLGNRVVSILAALLVGGLTLRAREASLRAARLEEEGRRLERERALRRLVEAVSGPYGQEAFVARAAQALRELTGAKSVELGRVDRAVLRPPHALVPGPGSGRLGSRLPLEFLARPPGSALVWGVDGAHTLLSRLTRPADQDLLLIVTGASAPPDVLAEAVQTLQPLLDRTALLDDLQDRQAQLQARGEVLQDLIYAFSHDLRTPLMANAVNMRAALKGAYGPLPEDYRATLHNGLEANAALLALADQLLLVAKYESGNADEPRSVALRDVVLGVTQQVQPRAQARGVTLETTLEGVRVRGQPHDLRRAVQNLLDNAVRFAPPGSTVQVKLRRDGEEVALSVMDDGPGVPAGREATLFQRFRAGGAGGGTGLGLYLTRRIAEAHGGHVTYTRTARAQSVFTLTLPLEDL, via the coding sequence ATGACCGACCCCGCCCTGTCCAAGCCCACCCTGCCCGATTCCGCCCTGGGCGCCCCGCCGCCTGCCTGGAGCAAACGCTCCTGGCTGAGCCTTGTCCTGATCGCGCTGATTACCCTGGCCGATACCCTCACGCCGTCGTCGCTGGTGGTGGGCACGCTGCTGTGCGCGCCCGTGGCCCTCTCGGCGCTGGGGGGGTCGCGGGCAGCCACGCTGCACCTGCTGGCGGTGGCGGTGGGCGGCAACCTGCTGGCCGCTGCGGTGAACGCCCTGCGCGACGGCCTGAGCCCCGAGGACCTGGGCAACCGCGTGGTGAGCATTCTGGCGGCGCTGCTGGTGGGCGGCCTGACCCTGCGCGCCCGCGAAGCCTCGCTGCGCGCCGCACGCCTGGAAGAAGAGGGGCGGCGCCTGGAGCGCGAGCGCGCCCTACGGCGGCTGGTGGAGGCGGTCAGTGGGCCCTACGGCCAGGAGGCGTTCGTGGCCCGCGCCGCCCAGGCCCTGCGCGAGTTAACCGGCGCCAAGAGCGTGGAACTGGGCCGGGTGGACCGCGCCGTGCTGCGCCCGCCCCACGCCCTGGTGCCGGGCCCGGGGTCAGGGCGGCTGGGCAGCCGACTGCCGCTGGAGTTTCTGGCCCGGCCTCCCGGCAGCGCCCTGGTCTGGGGGGTGGACGGCGCCCATACGCTGCTCTCGCGCCTGACCCGCCCAGCCGATCAGGACCTGCTGCTGATCGTGACGGGCGCCAGCGCCCCCCCGGACGTGCTGGCCGAGGCGGTGCAGACCCTGCAGCCGCTGCTGGACCGCACCGCCCTGCTGGACGACCTGCAGGACCGCCAGGCGCAGCTGCAGGCGCGCGGCGAGGTGCTGCAGGACCTGATCTACGCCTTTTCCCACGACCTGCGCACGCCCCTGATGGCCAACGCCGTGAACATGCGCGCGGCCCTGAAAGGCGCCTACGGCCCGCTGCCGGAAGACTACCGCGCCACCCTGCACAACGGCCTGGAGGCCAACGCGGCGCTGCTGGCCCTGGCCGATCAGCTGCTGCTGGTGGCCAAGTACGAAAGCGGCAACGCCGACGAGCCGCGCAGCGTGGCCCTGCGCGACGTGGTGCTGGGGGTGACGCAGCAGGTGCAGCCCCGGGCGCAGGCGCGCGGCGTGACCCTAGAAACCACCTTAGAAGGCGTGCGGGTGCGCGGCCAGCCCCACGACCTGCGCCGGGCGGTGCAGAACCTGCTGGACAACGCTGTGCGCTTTGCCCCGCCGGGCAGCACCGTGCAGGTCAAGCTGCGCCGCGACGGCGAGGAAGTGGCCCTGAGCGTGATGGACGACGGCCCCGGGGTCCCCGCCGGGCGCGAAGCCACGCTGTTTCAGCGCTTCCGGGCGGGCGGCGCGGGGGGCGGCACCGGGCTGGGCCTGTACCTCACCCGCCGCATTGCCGAGGCCCACGGCGGCCACGTCACCTACACCCGCACCGCCCGCGCCCAGAGCGTTTTTACCCTGACCCTGCCCCTGGAGGACCTGTGA
- a CDS encoding phosphotransferase: MSADPHLDHAALRALVGSAFGLAVEELTFLPEGTSHAYRAQGPGGRFFLKVHPDSPYGARATARARREAPLLQALREEGLTHVPRPLPTRAGGWSAALGGFQVFAYDWIDAVNLGQDWTAALPELAPLLGKLHRCTARIGAQGLALPVPPEDFALPFDALLTEALHTLAHLPADARPALVRLAGLLGPHLPLIQALLAQAREAARQARQAPPPFVPCHTDAHGGNVMRAQDGALWLIDWETARLAPPEHDLWMLGHHLPALLPAYAGGRGQPYEPRSHLLRFYVLRRSLEDLAEDLRWLLHEHPTPQTEAHSLDLIERFMLPALLSAEADVAALEG; the protein is encoded by the coding sequence GTGAGCGCCGACCCCCATCTGGACCACGCGGCCCTGCGGGCCCTGGTGGGGTCGGCCTTTGGGCTGGCGGTGGAAGAATTGACGTTTCTGCCGGAAGGCACCTCGCACGCCTACCGGGCCCAGGGGCCAGGGGGGCGCTTTTTCCTGAAGGTGCACCCCGATTCCCCCTACGGCGCGCGCGCCACCGCACGGGCCCGGCGGGAAGCGCCGCTGCTGCAGGCGCTGCGGGAAGAGGGCCTGACCCACGTCCCCAGGCCGCTGCCCACCCGGGCGGGCGGCTGGTCAGCAGCCCTGGGCGGCTTTCAGGTGTTCGCCTACGACTGGATTGACGCGGTGAATCTGGGCCAGGACTGGACAGCAGCCCTGCCAGAACTCGCCCCGCTGCTGGGCAAGCTCCACCGCTGCACCGCGCGGATTGGGGCGCAGGGGCTGGCCCTCCCCGTCCCCCCCGAGGACTTCGCCCTGCCCTTCGACGCGCTGCTGACGGAAGCCCTGCACACCCTGGCCCACCTGCCAGCGGACGCGCGTCCGGCCCTGGTCCGGCTGGCCGGGCTGCTGGGGCCCCATCTGCCCCTGATTCAGGCCCTGCTGGCCCAGGCGCGCGAGGCGGCGCGGCAGGCCCGGCAAGCCCCGCCGCCCTTCGTGCCCTGCCACACCGACGCCCACGGCGGCAACGTGATGCGCGCCCAGGACGGTGCCCTATGGCTGATTGACTGGGAAACCGCCCGGCTGGCCCCGCCAGAACATGACCTGTGGATGCTGGGCCATCACCTCCCCGCGCTGCTGCCTGCCTATGCCGGGGGGCGGGGCCAGCCGTACGAGCCCCGGTCCCACCTGCTGCGGTTCTACGTGCTGCGCCGTTCCCTGGAAGATCTGGCCGAGGACCTGCGCTGGCTGCTGCACGAGCACCCCACACCCCAGACCGAGGCGCACTCGCTGGACCTCATCGAGCGCTTCATGCTGCCCGCCCTGCTGAGCGCCGAGGCGGACGTGGCCGCGCTGGAGGGCTGA
- a CDS encoding potassium-transporting ATPase subunit F yields the protein MQGGAPRGRAGQPSPYRRSHPPSDWPSGQWGRHLAAGRPPGGGRTLQGMDAFLLLLVLLLGAYLLYALVRAERF from the coding sequence GTGCAGGGGGGGGCCCCGCGTGGGCGCGCAGGCCAGCCCTCACCCTACCGCCGTTCCCACCCCCCCAGTGACTGGCCATCTGGCCAGTGGGGGCGCCATCTGGCGGCTGGGCGCCCGCCGGGTGGGGGGCGCACCCTGCAGGGCATGGACGCTTTCCTTCTGTTGCTGGTGCTGCTGCTGGGCGCCTACCTGCTGTACGCCCTGGTGCGGGCCGAGAGGTTCTGA
- a CDS encoding response regulator, translating into MSADPTRILLVEDHAFTRDGLRAAINLEHDLRVVAEARSGEEGLEVLARTQGSAQPVDVAVLDIGLPGMDGIQTAAEMAARWPGVRLVMLTAHDLRGEVLAALASGAHAYCLKSADPDLLLLAIRAAAAGSAYLDPQVAHHVLGGIRAPNAASPLTTRETEVLRLIADGLGNKDIAQALGISVSTVKLHVQEVLLKLRAADRTQAAVQALRQGLL; encoded by the coding sequence ATGAGCGCCGACCCCACCCGGATTCTCCTCGTCGAGGACCACGCCTTTACCCGCGACGGCCTGCGCGCGGCCATCAACCTGGAACACGACCTGCGCGTGGTGGCCGAAGCGCGCAGCGGCGAGGAGGGCCTGGAGGTGCTGGCGCGCACCCAGGGCAGTGCCCAGCCGGTGGACGTGGCGGTGCTGGACATTGGCCTGCCGGGCATGGACGGCATTCAGACCGCCGCCGAGATGGCCGCGCGCTGGCCCGGCGTGCGCCTCGTGATGCTCACCGCCCACGACCTGCGCGGCGAGGTGCTGGCGGCCCTGGCCTCTGGCGCCCACGCCTACTGCCTGAAAAGTGCCGACCCCGATCTGCTGCTGCTGGCCATCCGCGCGGCGGCGGCGGGCAGCGCCTACCTGGACCCGCAGGTGGCCCACCATGTCCTGGGCGGTATCCGCGCCCCGAACGCCGCCTCGCCCCTGACCACCCGCGAAACCGAGGTGCTGCGCCTGATTGCCGACGGCCTGGGCAACAAGGACATTGCCCAGGCCCTGGGCATCAGCGTGAGCACCGTCAAGCTCCATGTGCAGGAGGTCCTGCTGAAACTGCGCGCCGCCGACCGCACCCAGGCGGCCGTGCAGGCGCTGCGCCAGGGGCTACTGTAG
- a CDS encoding AfsR/SARP family transcriptional regulator, protein MRLTLITDPAAEEALEATRVLTRQYANALLVLARSRPGERATVLGRSLDQGAALPQCTRRAVAAEVERARHWARGGLKTDGFWLDARSMRVHAAGAQVSVWTLRGRLTLGARLGNYQRHLLNTGVVRGGRITRARSGAWYVQVQLAARSGAAEGTPTSVDALERQGLFSEVARRLRGGRLSARQQGQLALALLDTGQTDEAELLLLTALGGERPDARIHLGLSLLAGSRRDPQARLSHAGRGLHEGPDDFTSWWLRCSQARALVELGRAPDARPIMEGVLREVPASELRSRARALYFAQGVCAALDDFAGQDRYGREALRLFDLLGLGGEGLSLRLDLAYRLYFQGRADESFAMIGEVLDMTARLEDPRAGVAHLICAELHLLSEEFAPALTHLEQVHAAQGRHAGDRLDVPARAFAAECLWRLGRLNLPDFERRIEGLHPTQDFDHVVKAFYTGLLAFEGGQRGAARAAFEQVTGGVALLDGFRLRSYAFLAFERWAAGEPLEAASAELLRALNHVGGELALAVDAGRLAALYTACAERGIGGRPVQRLAQRLRPLLSVRTLGGFAASVNGQPVHIRLSKARELLAYLVLHGPASRETLITALWNGEARPELGSYFKQALHALRQALRPFLPAAAADPVPHLGGLYHLSERFAVQGDALALRAAPVHDPEQLQEALHRYGGPFLPEVDTEWAAEMRRELEAQAQALAMALGRSLEADQPLAAARAYLQAAALNPLFESAWEAAALAYERGGAPHLAQHARTQQTLAVQQEMGLWAAEAD, encoded by the coding sequence ATGCGCCTGACCCTGATCACCGACCCCGCTGCCGAAGAAGCCCTGGAAGCCACCCGGGTGCTGACGCGGCAGTATGCCAACGCGCTGCTGGTGCTGGCCCGGAGCCGCCCCGGCGAGCGGGCGACGGTGCTGGGGCGCAGCCTGGACCAGGGCGCGGCGCTGCCGCAGTGCACCCGGCGCGCGGTGGCCGCCGAGGTGGAGCGCGCCCGGCACTGGGCGCGCGGCGGCCTGAAAACCGACGGCTTCTGGCTGGACGCCCGCAGCATGCGCGTGCACGCTGCCGGCGCGCAGGTGAGCGTGTGGACGCTGCGGGGCCGCCTGACCCTGGGCGCGCGACTGGGCAACTACCAGCGGCACCTGCTGAATACCGGGGTGGTGCGCGGCGGGCGGATCACGCGGGCCCGCTCCGGGGCGTGGTACGTGCAGGTGCAGCTGGCCGCGCGTTCCGGCGCCGCAGAGGGCACCCCCACTTCTGTGGACGCGCTGGAACGCCAGGGCCTGTTCAGCGAGGTGGCCCGGCGCCTGCGCGGCGGACGCCTGAGTGCCCGGCAGCAGGGGCAACTGGCCCTGGCCCTGCTGGACACCGGTCAGACCGACGAAGCCGAATTGCTGCTGCTCACGGCCCTGGGGGGCGAGCGCCCCGACGCCCGCATTCACCTGGGCCTGAGCCTGCTGGCGGGCAGCCGCCGCGACCCGCAGGCGCGGCTCTCGCACGCCGGGCGCGGCCTGCACGAAGGGCCCGACGATTTTACGTCGTGGTGGCTGCGCTGCTCGCAGGCGCGGGCGCTGGTGGAACTGGGGCGCGCCCCCGATGCCCGGCCCATCATGGAAGGCGTGCTGCGCGAGGTGCCGGCCTCGGAGCTGCGGTCGCGGGCGCGGGCGCTGTACTTTGCCCAGGGGGTCTGCGCGGCGCTGGACGACTTCGCCGGCCAGGACCGCTACGGGCGCGAGGCCCTGCGCCTCTTTGACCTGCTGGGGCTGGGCGGCGAGGGGCTGTCGCTGCGGCTGGACCTCGCCTACCGCCTGTATTTCCAGGGCCGCGCCGACGAGAGCTTTGCCATGATTGGCGAGGTGCTGGACATGACGGCCCGCCTGGAAGACCCGCGCGCCGGCGTGGCCCACCTGATCTGCGCCGAGCTGCACCTGCTGAGCGAGGAGTTCGCCCCCGCCCTGACCCATCTGGAACAGGTGCACGCGGCGCAGGGGCGTCACGCTGGGGACCGGCTGGACGTGCCCGCGCGGGCGTTTGCCGCCGAGTGCCTGTGGCGGCTGGGACGGCTGAACCTCCCGGATTTCGAGCGGCGCATTGAGGGCCTGCACCCCACCCAGGACTTTGACCATGTGGTCAAGGCCTTTTACACCGGCCTGCTGGCCTTTGAGGGCGGGCAGCGCGGCGCGGCGCGCGCGGCCTTCGAGCAGGTCACGGGCGGCGTGGCCCTGCTGGACGGCTTCCGGCTGCGCTCCTACGCTTTTCTGGCCTTTGAGCGCTGGGCGGCGGGCGAGCCCCTGGAGGCCGCCAGCGCCGAGCTGCTGCGCGCCCTGAACCATGTGGGCGGCGAACTGGCCCTGGCGGTGGACGCGGGCCGACTGGCCGCCCTGTACACCGCCTGCGCCGAACGCGGAATCGGCGGGCGGCCGGTGCAGCGGCTGGCGCAGCGGCTGCGGCCCCTGCTGAGCGTGCGCACCCTGGGGGGCTTTGCCGCCAGCGTGAACGGCCAGCCGGTGCACATCCGCCTGAGCAAGGCGCGCGAACTGCTGGCTTACCTGGTGCTGCATGGCCCGGCCAGCCGCGAAACGCTGATCACCGCCCTGTGGAACGGCGAGGCGCGCCCCGAACTGGGCTCGTACTTCAAACAGGCGCTGCACGCGCTGCGGCAAGCCTTGCGGCCCTTTCTGCCCGCCGCCGCCGCCGATCCGGTGCCGCACCTGGGGGGGCTGTACCACCTGTCCGAACGCTTTGCGGTGCAGGGCGACGCCCTGGCCCTGCGCGCCGCGCCCGTGCACGACCCCGAACAGCTGCAAGAAGCTCTGCACCGCTACGGCGGTCCCTTTCTGCCCGAGGTGGACACCGAGTGGGCCGCCGAGATGCGCCGCGAGCTTGAAGCCCAGGCGCAGGCCCTGGCGATGGCGCTGGGCCGCAGCCTGGAGGCAGATCAGCCCCTGGCTGCGGCGCGTGCCTATCTGCAGGCGGCGGCGCTCAACCCCCTGTTTGAATCGGCCTGGGAAGCGGCGGCGCTGGCGTACGAACGGGGCGGCGCGCCGCACCTGGCCCAGCACGCCCGCACCCAGCAAACGCTGGCCGTGCAGCAGGAAATGGGCCTGTGGGCCGCCGAAGCCGACTGA
- the ppsA gene encoding phosphoenolpyruvate synthase, with amino-acid sequence MDMIRPFQTLRMTDVELVGGKNASLGELIQELSGAGVRVPGGFATTADAFRLFLQENQIEESINARLHSLDVNDVVALAQAGREIRAQVEAARLPAALEEAIRAAYAGMTAESGGTEPDVAVRSSATAEDLPEASFAGQQETFLNVRGVESVLHHVRLVFASLYNDRAISYRVHHGFAHSDVALSAGVQRMVRTDLGASGVAFTLDTESGYRDAVLVTSAYGLGEMVVQGAVNPDEFFVYKPALKAGKKAILRRTLGSKAKKMVYAEAGGVQTVDVPEAEQRAFSLSDADLTELARQCVSIEDHYGRPMDIEWGKDGRDGQIYILQARPETVQSRTGGVLERFELTGKGPVLVEGRAVGSRIGAGTVRVVRDVSQMEQVRDGDVLVADMTDPDWEPVMKRASAIVTNRGGRTCHAAIIARELGIPAVVGTGTATRELRSGQAVTVSCAEGDTGFVYEGQLDYRINRVELGNMPPVGMKIMMNVASPDRAFSFAALPHEGVGLARVEFICSNVIGIHPRALLDYPDVPGDVKAQIEEKTAGYATPRDFFREKLAEGVSSIAAAFAPKPVIVRLSDFKSNEYAHLIGGPAYEPTEENPMIGFRGASRYRSADFAAAFALECEAIKSVRDEMGLTNVQVMIPFVRTVGEARQIIEILAANGLKRGENGLKLIMMCEIPSNAILADQFLEHFDGFSIGSNDLTQLTLALDRDSGLVAELFDEQNEAVLALMSQAISAAKRAGKYVGICGQGPSDHPALAQWLMDQGIDSVSLNPDSVLGTWLHLAGEGAEARATVAH; translated from the coding sequence ATGGACATGATTCGCCCGTTCCAGACACTAAGGATGACCGACGTGGAGCTTGTCGGCGGCAAGAACGCCTCGCTTGGCGAACTGATTCAGGAGCTCTCGGGGGCCGGGGTGCGCGTGCCCGGCGGCTTTGCCACCACCGCCGACGCCTTCCGGCTGTTTCTGCAGGAAAACCAGATAGAGGAGAGCATCAACGCCCGCCTGCACAGCCTGGACGTGAACGACGTGGTGGCGCTGGCCCAGGCCGGCCGCGAGATTCGCGCTCAGGTGGAAGCCGCGCGCCTGCCAGCGGCGCTGGAAGAGGCCATCCGGGCTGCCTACGCCGGGATGACCGCCGAATCCGGCGGCACCGAGCCCGACGTGGCGGTGCGTTCCAGCGCCACCGCCGAGGACCTGCCCGAAGCCAGCTTTGCCGGGCAGCAGGAAACCTTCCTGAACGTGCGCGGCGTGGAGAGCGTGCTGCACCACGTTCGGCTGGTGTTCGCCAGCCTGTACAACGACCGCGCCATCTCGTACCGGGTGCACCACGGCTTTGCCCACAGCGACGTGGCGCTCTCGGCCGGCGTGCAGCGCATGGTGCGCACCGACCTGGGGGCCAGCGGCGTGGCCTTTACCCTGGACACCGAGAGCGGGTACAGAGACGCGGTGCTGGTCACCAGCGCCTACGGCCTGGGCGAGATGGTGGTGCAGGGCGCCGTGAACCCCGACGAATTCTTCGTGTACAAGCCGGCGCTGAAGGCCGGAAAAAAAGCCATCCTGCGCCGCACCCTGGGCAGCAAGGCCAAGAAGATGGTCTATGCCGAGGCCGGCGGCGTGCAGACTGTGGACGTACCCGAAGCCGAACAGCGCGCCTTCAGCCTCTCGGACGCGGACCTGACCGAACTGGCCCGGCAGTGCGTGAGCATTGAGGACCATTACGGCCGCCCGATGGACATTGAATGGGGCAAGGACGGGCGCGACGGGCAGATTTACATTCTGCAGGCCCGCCCCGAAACCGTGCAGAGCCGCACCGGGGGCGTGCTGGAGCGCTTTGAACTCACCGGCAAGGGGCCGGTGCTGGTGGAGGGCCGCGCCGTGGGCAGCCGCATTGGGGCCGGCACCGTGCGCGTGGTCCGCGACGTCTCGCAGATGGAGCAGGTCAGAGACGGCGACGTGCTGGTGGCCGACATGACCGACCCCGACTGGGAACCCGTGATGAAACGCGCCAGCGCCATCGTGACCAACCGGGGCGGGCGCACCTGCCACGCGGCAATCATTGCGCGCGAACTGGGCATTCCCGCTGTGGTGGGGACCGGAACCGCCACCCGCGAACTGCGCAGCGGTCAGGCGGTGACGGTCTCCTGCGCCGAGGGCGACACCGGCTTCGTGTACGAGGGCCAGCTGGACTACCGCATCAACCGCGTGGAACTGGGCAACATGCCGCCCGTGGGCATGAAGATCATGATGAATGTGGCCTCGCCGGACCGCGCCTTCTCGTTTGCCGCGCTGCCGCACGAGGGCGTGGGGCTGGCGCGCGTGGAATTCATCTGCTCGAACGTGATTGGCATTCATCCCCGCGCGCTGCTGGATTACCCGGACGTGCCAGGGGACGTGAAGGCCCAGATCGAGGAGAAAACCGCCGGCTACGCCACGCCGCGCGACTTCTTCCGCGAGAAGCTGGCCGAGGGTGTGTCCTCGATTGCCGCCGCCTTTGCGCCCAAGCCGGTGATCGTGCGCCTGTCGGACTTCAAGAGCAACGAATACGCCCACCTGATCGGCGGCCCCGCGTACGAGCCCACCGAGGAAAACCCCATGATCGGCTTCCGGGGCGCCAGCCGCTACCGCAGCGCCGACTTTGCGGCGGCCTTTGCGCTGGAATGCGAGGCGATCAAGTCCGTGCGCGACGAGATGGGCCTGACCAACGTGCAGGTGATGATTCCCTTCGTGCGCACGGTGGGCGAGGCCCGGCAGATCATCGAGATTCTGGCCGCCAACGGGCTCAAGCGCGGCGAGAACGGGCTGAAGCTCATCATGATGTGCGAGATTCCCAGCAACGCCATCCTGGCCGATCAGTTCCTGGAGCACTTCGACGGCTTTTCTATCGGCAGTAACGACCTGACGCAGCTGACCCTGGCGCTGGACCGCGACTCGGGGCTGGTGGCCGAGCTGTTTGACGAGCAGAACGAGGCGGTGCTGGCCCTGATGAGTCAGGCCATCTCGGCCGCCAAACGTGCGGGCAAGTACGTGGGCATCTGCGGCCAGGGCCCCAGCGACCACCCCGCGCTGGCCCAGTGGCTGATGGACCAGGGCATTGATTCGGTCAGCCTGAACCCCGACTCCGTGCTGGGCACCTGGCTGCATCTGGCGGGCGAGGGCGCCGAGGCCCGCGCCACCGTGGCCCACTAA
- the pgi gene encoding glucose-6-phosphate isomerase, with product MSITTTPAWKALQEHHDELKAAHLRELFEADPTRGETFCAEGAGLYLDYSKNRVTAQTLELLCDLARAAGVEERRDAMLAGQKINVTEDRAVLHTALRQPQGAAVAVDGHNVVPEVHEVLGRMSAFAEEVRAGRWLGHTGKPLKNIVNIGIGGSDLGPVMAYEALKFYAQRDLTVRFVSNVDGTDLVEKTRDLRAEETLFIVSSKTFTTQETMANARSARAWLLAALRDEAAVARHFVAVSTNAREVAAFGIDTANMFGFWDWVGGRYSLDSAIGLSLMIAVGPAPFRELLAGFHDMDEHFRTAPLERNLPALLALLGVWYNNFFGAQTHAVLPYDQYLAYFPAYLQQLDMESNGKSVTLGGQVVDYQTGPVVWGQPGTNGQHAFYQLIHQGTKLIPCDFIAFCQTLNPLPQPGGASHHDLLMANVFAQTEALAFGKTHAQVLAEGVAPDLAPHRVFEGNRPTNTLLADRLTPHTLGALIALYEHKVFVQGAIWGINSFDQWGVELGKVLASRIVPELGEAEPELGHDSSTNALIRRYRARR from the coding sequence ATGAGCATCACAACCACCCCCGCCTGGAAGGCCCTGCAGGAACACCACGACGAACTGAAAGCCGCCCACCTGCGCGAGCTGTTTGAGGCCGACCCCACGCGCGGCGAGACCTTCTGCGCCGAGGGCGCGGGCCTTTATCTGGATTACAGCAAGAACCGCGTTACCGCTCAGACCCTGGAACTGCTGTGCGACCTCGCGCGGGCGGCGGGGGTGGAAGAGCGGCGAGACGCCATGCTGGCCGGCCAGAAGATCAACGTGACGGAAGACCGCGCCGTGCTGCACACCGCTCTGCGCCAGCCCCAGGGCGCGGCGGTGGCGGTGGACGGGCACAATGTGGTTCCCGAGGTCCACGAGGTACTGGGCCGCATGAGCGCCTTCGCCGAAGAGGTGCGCGCGGGCCGCTGGCTGGGCCATACAGGCAAGCCGCTGAAGAACATCGTCAACATTGGCATTGGGGGCAGCGACCTGGGGCCGGTGATGGCCTACGAGGCGCTGAAGTTCTACGCCCAGCGCGACCTGACGGTGCGCTTCGTGTCGAACGTGGACGGCACCGATCTGGTGGAAAAGACGCGCGACCTGCGGGCCGAAGAAACGCTGTTCATCGTGAGTTCCAAAACCTTCACCACCCAGGAAACGATGGCCAATGCCCGCTCGGCCCGCGCGTGGCTGCTTGCGGCGCTGAGGGACGAGGCGGCGGTGGCGCGGCATTTCGTTGCGGTGAGCACCAATGCCAGGGAGGTGGCGGCCTTTGGCATTGACACCGCCAACATGTTCGGCTTCTGGGATTGGGTGGGCGGGCGCTACTCGCTGGACAGCGCCATTGGCCTGAGCCTGATGATCGCGGTGGGCCCCGCGCCCTTCCGCGAACTGCTGGCGGGCTTTCACGACATGGACGAGCACTTCCGCACGGCGCCGCTGGAGCGCAACCTGCCCGCGTTGCTGGCGCTGCTGGGGGTCTGGTACAACAACTTTTTCGGCGCCCAGACGCACGCGGTGCTGCCCTATGACCAGTACCTCGCCTACTTTCCGGCGTACCTGCAGCAGCTGGACATGGAAAGCAACGGCAAATCGGTCACCTTGGGCGGTCAGGTGGTGGACTACCAGACGGGGCCGGTGGTCTGGGGCCAGCCGGGCACGAACGGCCAGCACGCCTTTTATCAGCTGATTCACCAGGGCACGAAGCTGATTCCCTGCGATTTCATCGCTTTCTGCCAGACCCTGAACCCCCTGCCCCAGCCCGGCGGAGCGTCGCACCACGATCTCCTGATGGCGAATGTGTTCGCCCAGACCGAGGCCCTGGCCTTTGGCAAGACGCACGCCCAGGTGCTGGCCGAGGGCGTGGCCCCAGACCTGGCGCCCCACCGCGTGTTCGAGGGCAACCGCCCCACGAACACCCTCCTGGCTGACCGCCTGACCCCACACACGCTGGGCGCGCTGATCGCGCTGTACGAACACAAGGTCTTTGTGCAGGGGGCTATCTGGGGGATCAATTCCTTTGATCAGTGGGGCGTGGAACTGGGCAAGGTGCTGGCCAGCCGCATCGTGCCCGAACTGGGCGAGGCCGAGCCGGAACTGGGGCACGACAGCTCCACCAACGCCCTGATCCGCCGCTACCGCGCCCGCCGGTAA
- a CDS encoding pyruvate, water dikinase regulatory protein encodes MPEPRTVLIVSDHTGLTAENIARALLAHFPGQPLVYRRRPFTADVPAAQAITREVCVLAERGERPLIFTTITRADVLAELQACPAEVFDLLGPGLGVLEREFAVPAVREVGRHHDMHDTEAYLSRMDALDFALATDDGVGDKQYGLSDVILVGVSRAGKTPTSLFLALQHGIRASNYPLAEDDFERTGLPLPLEPWRHKLHGLTIDPRRLHAIRTQRKPGSRYASLEQCEHEVRRAERLFQRVGLPVRDTTSASVEEIAAGILQSVRQG; translated from the coding sequence ATGCCCGAGCCGCGCACCGTGCTGATCGTGAGTGACCACACCGGTCTGACCGCCGAGAACATTGCCCGCGCCCTGCTGGCGCACTTTCCGGGTCAGCCGCTGGTGTACCGCCGCCGCCCGTTTACAGCCGATGTGCCCGCCGCGCAGGCCATCACCCGCGAGGTCTGTGTGCTGGCCGAGCGCGGCGAGCGCCCGCTGATTTTCACCACTATCACCCGCGCCGATGTGCTGGCCGAGTTGCAGGCCTGCCCCGCCGAGGTCTTTGACCTGCTGGGCCCGGGGCTGGGCGTGCTGGAGCGCGAATTCGCCGTGCCGGCCGTGCGCGAGGTGGGCCGCCACCACGATATGCACGACACCGAAGCGTACCTGTCGCGCATGGACGCCCTGGATTTCGCCCTGGCCACCGACGACGGCGTGGGCGACAAACAGTACGGCCTGTCCGACGTGATTCTGGTGGGGGTGTCCCGCGCGGGCAAAACCCCCACCAGCCTGTTTCTGGCGCTGCAACACGGCATTCGCGCCAGCAACTACCCACTGGCCGAGGACGACTTTGAACGCACCGGCCTGCCGCTGCCGCTGGAGCCCTGGCGTCACAAACTGCACGGCCTGACCATTGACCCCCGGCGCCTGCACGCCATTCGCACCCAGCGCAAGCCGGGCAGCCGCTACGCCAGCCTGGAACAGTGCGAGCACGAGGTTCGCCGCGCCGAGCGCCTGTTTCAGCGTGTGGGCCTTCCCGTGCGCGACACCACCAGCGCCAGCGTGGAAGAAATTGCCGCCGGCATTCTGCAGAGTGTGCGCCAGGGCTAA